The nucleotide sequence CTTGCCGGGCAGTTGCAGTTCGGTAACGCGCAACACGCCGTCGGCCGTGGCGATATCGATGCCGTCGCGCCCGGCGGCAATCACGGTGCCCGGCGCGGCCGGCGTCGTCTCGTCCCGGCTGACCGCCTGCCAGAATCGCACGCGATCGCCCTCAAGCTCGGCATGCGCCACCGGCCAGGGCGAGAATGCGCGCACGAGCCGGGCGATGCGCACCGCCGGTTGCGTCCAGTCGATCGCGGCCTCGGCCTTGTCGAGCATGGCGGCGTAGGTCGCGCGCTCATCGTCCTGAGCGACCGGCGTCAGGCCATCGGGCAGCGCATCGAGCGCATCGACCAGGGCCGCGCTGCCCTGGTCGGCCAGCACGTCGTGCAAATCGCCGGCCGTGGCGGTCTCGTCGAGCGGCGTGCGGCGCACGGCCAGCATGTCGCCGGTATCCAGCCCCACGTCCATCTGCATGATGGTCACGCCGGTTTCCGCGTCGCCGGCCTCGATGGCGCGTGCGATCGGGGCCGCGCCGCGCCAACGCGGCAGCAACGAGGCATGCACGTTCAGGCAACCCCAGGTCGGCAGGTCGAGCACGGCCTTCGGCAGGATCAGGCCGTAGGCCACGACCACCATCACGTCCGGCGCGAGTTCGGCGAGCCGATCGAACGCCTCGGTGTTGTTCTTGAGTTTTTCCGGCTGGAATACCGGCAGCCCGAGCTCGAGCGCACGCGCCTTGACCGGCGACGGCTTGAGCCTGCGCCCGCGACCGGCCGGGCGATCCGGCTGGGTGAACACGCCCACCAGCTCGTGGCCGCTGGCCGCGATCGCCTCCAGTGTGGGCAGCGCGAATTCGGGAGTCCCGGCAAAAACGATGCGCATGGGTCAGTCTGCCTTGGCGCCTTCGCGCTTGGCCGCCTTGGTCAGCTTGCGCCGGATGCGCTCGCGCTTGAGCCGGGAAAGCTTGTCGATATACAGCCCGCCGTCGAGATGGGCAAGCTCGTGCTGCACGCACTGCGCCAACAGGCCTTCGGCGTCCATTTCGTATTCACGACCGTCACGATCCTGGGCGGCAAAGCGCAGCCGCGTGGCGCGGGTGACGCGATCAAAGTGTTCCGGCACCGACAGACAGCCTTCGTCGACCACTTCCTCCCCCTCGGACCAGAGAATGCGCGGA is from Salinisphaera sp. LB1 and encodes:
- the fmt gene encoding methionyl-tRNA formyltransferase, whose product is MRIVFAGTPEFALPTLEAIAASGHELVGVFTQPDRPAGRGRRLKPSPVKARALELGLPVFQPEKLKNNTEAFDRLAELAPDVMVVVAYGLILPKAVLDLPTWGCLNVHASLLPRWRGAAPIARAIEAGDAETGVTIMQMDVGLDTGDMLAVRRTPLDETATAGDLHDVLADQGSAALVDALDALPDGLTPVAQDDERATYAAMLDKAEAAIDWTQPAVRIARLVRAFSPWPVAHAELEGDRVRFWQAVSRDETTPAAPGTVIAAGRDGIDIATADGVLRVTELQLPGKRRMSAADAANGRAWVGVRFG
- the def gene encoding peptide deformylase encodes the protein MAILEILHFPDPRLRAVTDPITVFDDTLSRFIDDMFETMYDAPGVGLAATQVGDTRRVAVMDCSEDKSERIVMCNPRILWSEGEEVVDEGCLSVPEHFDRVTRATRLRFAAQDRDGREYEMDAEGLLAQCVQHELAHLDGGLYIDKLSRLKRERIRRKLTKAAKREGAKAD